One window from the genome of Streptomyces sp. WZ-12 encodes:
- a CDS encoding phosphotransferase family protein, whose product MTGTPRPRTTTRDPDALTGRLTAWLGTRLPGARATHTTVPASNGMSSETLLFDIDHPDPSSLQLPAPTGPDGTLRCVLRLAADPAAYTVFPRYDMPRQYRTMRLVADHTDLPVPRTLWLEEDPAHLGAPFFVMTRATGRVPPDVMPYTYEGSWLHDATDAERDALAVASVAVLARLHDQVPPESAAFLTTPGTGSTLARHVASQRAYYAWVVDGLPRSPLIERGFAWLADHWPDDPDDPVLSWGDARIGNIVYDGFAPAAVLDWELAALGPRELDLGWMIYLHRFFQDLTEASGQRGLPDFLRRDHVEDQYARLTGHRPRAMEFHTLYAALRHAVVMLRVAYRRVHFGECPVPDDPDGLILHRDTLEAMLAGRYW is encoded by the coding sequence ATGACCGGCACCCCGCGCCCGCGCACCACCACCCGCGACCCCGACGCCCTCACCGGCCGGCTCACCGCCTGGCTCGGCACCCGCCTGCCCGGCGCCCGCGCCACCCACACCACCGTCCCCGCCTCCAACGGCATGTCCAGCGAGACCCTGCTGTTCGACATCGACCACCCCGACCCGTCGTCCCTCCAACTCCCGGCCCCGACCGGCCCGGACGGGACGCTGCGCTGCGTTCTCCGGCTCGCCGCCGACCCCGCCGCGTACACCGTCTTCCCGCGCTACGACATGCCGCGGCAGTACCGCACCATGCGCCTGGTCGCCGACCACACCGACCTGCCGGTTCCCCGCACCCTCTGGCTGGAGGAGGACCCGGCACACCTCGGCGCGCCCTTCTTCGTCATGACCCGCGCCACCGGCCGCGTCCCACCCGACGTCATGCCCTATACCTATGAGGGGAGTTGGCTGCACGACGCCACCGACGCCGAACGCGACGCGCTGGCGGTCGCCAGCGTCGCCGTCCTCGCCCGCCTGCACGACCAAGTCCCGCCGGAATCGGCGGCGTTCCTCACCACACCCGGTACCGGCAGCACCCTCGCCCGCCACGTCGCGTCCCAACGCGCCTACTACGCCTGGGTCGTGGACGGCCTCCCGCGCTCCCCGCTCATCGAGCGCGGCTTCGCCTGGCTCGCCGACCACTGGCCCGACGACCCCGACGACCCCGTACTGAGCTGGGGCGACGCCCGGATCGGCAACATCGTCTACGACGGCTTCGCACCGGCCGCGGTCCTCGACTGGGAACTGGCCGCGCTCGGCCCCCGCGAGCTCGACCTCGGCTGGATGATCTACCTCCACCGCTTCTTCCAGGACCTCACGGAGGCGAGCGGCCAGCGCGGACTACCCGACTTCCTGCGCCGGGACCACGTCGAGGACCAGTACGCCCGACTGACCGGACACCGGCCCCGCGCAATGGAGTTCCACACCCTCTACGCGGCCCTGCGGCACGCCGTCGTCATGCTGAGGGTGGCCTACCGCCGCGTCCACTTCGGGGAGTGCCCGGTCCCGGACGACCCCGACGGGCTGATCC
- a CDS encoding threonine synthase, with product MPPLPLHCPRCGDAAGDLAGCRPCARDGIGVNTPPPLADLTGLDLAAYPGGPWGWPAALPVPGPPVTLGEGNTPVVRLRAETRSADGSSPASGAGELWLKYEGGNPTGAHKDRAMSVGVAAALAAGADTVVAASSGNAGAAAAAYAARAGLRCVVFTTDAVPAGLRAQIDALGAERVVVPGGGEARNAAMTRAVTEHGWYPLTSFAASRPGSNPYGNEGYKSVAYELARDFAGRRIDTVVVPTSRGDLLAGIGRGFRELAAAGMVEAAPRLVVAETTPSAPFTAALRRADRAEQERTRVTPGPSVAFSLGGDRPCWQGLDALWRTGGTAVAVDDEVARAEHRRLAAEGLLLEPSSAVPVAVARELADAPGTLVVAIGTATGMKGLGD from the coding sequence ATGCCCCCACTCCCCCTGCACTGCCCGCGCTGCGGTGACGCCGCGGGCGATCTCGCCGGTTGCCGGCCCTGTGCCCGCGACGGCATCGGCGTCAACACCCCGCCCCCGCTGGCGGATCTGACCGGGCTGGACCTCGCGGCGTATCCGGGCGGCCCGTGGGGCTGGCCGGCGGCGCTGCCGGTGCCGGGCCCGCCGGTCACCCTCGGCGAGGGGAACACCCCCGTCGTCCGGCTGCGCGCCGAGACCCGCTCCGCTGACGGTTCATCACCGGCCAGCGGTGCGGGCGAGTTGTGGCTGAAATACGAGGGGGGAAATCCGACCGGGGCGCACAAGGACCGGGCGATGTCCGTCGGGGTGGCCGCGGCGCTGGCGGCCGGCGCGGACACCGTGGTCGCGGCGTCCTCGGGGAACGCGGGGGCGGCGGCCGCGGCCTACGCCGCGCGGGCCGGGCTGCGCTGCGTGGTGTTCACCACCGATGCGGTACCGGCCGGACTCCGGGCGCAGATCGATGCGTTGGGGGCGGAGCGGGTGGTCGTCCCCGGCGGCGGCGAGGCGCGGAACGCCGCGATGACCCGGGCCGTCACGGAGCACGGCTGGTATCCGCTGACCAGCTTCGCCGCGTCGCGGCCGGGCAGCAATCCGTACGGGAACGAGGGGTACAAGTCGGTCGCCTACGAGCTGGCCCGGGACTTCGCCGGGCGGCGGATCGACACGGTGGTGGTGCCGACCAGCCGCGGCGACCTGTTGGCCGGAATCGGCCGTGGATTCCGGGAGTTGGCGGCGGCCGGGATGGTCGAGGCGGCGCCGCGGCTGGTGGTCGCGGAGACCACGCCGTCGGCGCCGTTCACCGCGGCGCTGCGCCGGGCCGACCGGGCCGAGCAGGAGCGGACCCGGGTGACGCCGGGCCCGTCGGTGGCGTTCTCGCTGGGCGGGGACCGGCCGTGCTGGCAGGGGTTGGACGCCCTGTGGCGGACCGGCGGCACGGCCGTGGCGGTGGACGACGAGGTGGCCCGGGCCGAGCACCGGCGGCTGGCCGCGGAGGGGCTGCTGTTGGAGCCGTCGTCCGCGGTGCCGGTGGCGGTGGCCCGCGAACTGGCCGACGCGCCCGGCACGTTGGTGGTGGCGATCGGAACGGCCACCGGAATGAAGGGGCTCGGCGACTGA
- a CDS encoding acyl-CoA dehydrogenase family protein yields the protein MTEYVPPPVDRRLPTEEARDLMALVRELAEREIRPIAAEEEEAGRFPRALFTLLSESGLLSLPYAQEFGGGEQPYEVYLQVLEELAAARLTVGLGVSVHTLACHALAGYGTKEQRAEHLPAMLGGGLLGAYCLSEPAAGSDAAALTTRATRQGDRWTIEGTKAWITHGGMADFYTVLARTGEGGPHGITAFLVPGDAEGLTAAKPERKMGMKGSPTAQLHFDGVQVPDARRIGEEGQGFSIALSALDSGRLGIAACAIGVAQAALDEALSYTAGRRQFGRPIVDFQGLRFMLADMATQVEAGRALYLSAARLRDAGLPFSKEAAMAKLFCTDTAMRVTTDAVQLLGGYGYTVDFPAERYMREAKVLQIVEGTNQIQRMVIARHLAGPESH from the coding sequence ATGACCGAGTACGTTCCCCCGCCGGTGGACCGCAGGCTGCCCACCGAGGAGGCCCGCGACCTGATGGCCCTGGTGCGCGAGCTCGCCGAGCGCGAAATCCGGCCAATCGCCGCGGAAGAAGAGGAGGCCGGCCGGTTCCCGCGTGCCCTGTTCACCCTGCTCTCCGAATCCGGCCTGCTCTCCCTGCCGTACGCCCAGGAGTTCGGCGGCGGCGAGCAGCCCTACGAGGTCTACCTCCAGGTCCTGGAGGAGCTCGCGGCCGCCCGGCTCACCGTGGGCCTCGGCGTCAGCGTGCACACCCTCGCCTGCCATGCGCTGGCCGGGTACGGCACCAAGGAGCAGCGCGCCGAGCACCTTCCCGCCATGCTCGGCGGCGGACTGCTCGGCGCCTACTGCCTCTCCGAGCCCGCCGCCGGCTCCGACGCCGCCGCCCTGACCACCCGCGCCACCCGGCAGGGCGACCGCTGGACCATCGAGGGCACCAAGGCGTGGATCACCCACGGCGGCATGGCCGACTTCTACACCGTCCTGGCCCGCACCGGCGAGGGCGGCCCGCACGGCATCACCGCCTTCCTCGTCCCCGGCGACGCCGAGGGGCTTACGGCGGCCAAGCCCGAGCGGAAGATGGGCATGAAGGGCTCGCCGACCGCACAACTGCACTTCGACGGCGTCCAGGTGCCCGACGCCCGCCGCATCGGCGAGGAGGGCCAGGGCTTCTCCATCGCGCTCTCCGCCCTGGACTCCGGCCGCCTGGGCATCGCCGCCTGCGCGATCGGCGTCGCCCAGGCCGCGCTGGACGAGGCCCTCTCCTACACCGCCGGGCGCCGCCAATTCGGCCGCCCCATCGTCGACTTCCAGGGCCTGCGCTTCATGCTCGCGGACATGGCGACCCAGGTGGAGGCGGGCCGCGCCCTCTACCTCAGCGCCGCCCGGCTGCGCGACGCCGGCCTGCCGTTCTCCAAAGAGGCGGCGATGGCCAAGCTGTTCTGCACCGACACCGCGATGCGGGTCACCACGGATGCCGTCCAACTGCTCGGCGGTTACGGCTACACCGTCGACTTCCCGGCCGAGCGCTATATGCGCGAGGCCAAGGTGCTCCAGATCGTCGAGGGCACCAACCAGATCCAGCGGATGGTGATCGCCCGCCACCTGGCGGGACCGGAGTCCCACTGA
- a CDS encoding glycoside hydrolase family 18 protein, protein MLRPHRKRAPRRLIAAATALCTAALAGTLFAGSATARPAHAPTAGHPNTAARTTAPKTTAAGNKVVGYFTDWGIYDRNYQVKDVQTSGSADKLTHINYAFGNVQGGKCAIGDSYADYDKAFTADQSVDGKADTWDDPNGLRGNFNQLRKLKKLHPNLKILWSFGGWTWSGGFSEAAKDPAGFAQSCYDLVKDKRWADVFDGIDIDWEYPNACGLTCDTSGKDAFTNVLKAVRDKFGTDNLVTAAITADASDGGKMDAADYGGASQYVDWYNAMTYDYFGGWDAKGPTAPHSPLTSYQGIPKAGFNTTDTIAKLKKLGVPADKLLLGIGFYGRGWQGVTQDAPGGTASAAAPGKYEAGIDDYKVIKDRCPATGTVGGTAYAKCGDQWWSYDTPETIGTKMAYKDAQGLGGTFFWELSGDTPDGELIKAIK, encoded by the coding sequence ATGCTCAGACCGCACCGGAAGCGAGCGCCGCGGAGACTGATCGCCGCCGCGACCGCGCTGTGTACCGCGGCCCTGGCCGGCACGCTCTTCGCCGGCTCCGCCACCGCCCGCCCCGCCCACGCCCCCACCGCCGGGCACCCGAACACCGCGGCCCGGACCACCGCGCCGAAGACCACCGCGGCGGGCAACAAGGTCGTCGGCTACTTCACCGACTGGGGCATCTACGACCGGAATTACCAGGTCAAGGACGTTCAGACGTCCGGCTCCGCGGACAAGCTGACGCACATCAACTACGCCTTCGGCAACGTCCAGGGCGGCAAGTGCGCGATCGGCGACTCCTACGCCGACTACGACAAGGCGTTCACCGCCGACCAGAGCGTCGACGGCAAGGCGGACACCTGGGACGACCCCAACGGCCTGCGCGGCAACTTCAACCAACTGCGCAAGCTCAAGAAGCTGCACCCCAACCTCAAGATCCTCTGGTCGTTCGGCGGTTGGACCTGGTCGGGCGGCTTCAGCGAGGCGGCCAAGGACCCGGCGGGGTTCGCCCAGTCCTGCTACGACCTGGTCAAGGACAAGCGCTGGGCGGACGTCTTCGACGGCATCGACATCGACTGGGAGTACCCCAACGCCTGCGGCCTGACCTGCGACACCAGCGGCAAGGACGCCTTCACCAACGTGCTAAAGGCGGTCCGGGACAAGTTCGGCACGGACAACCTGGTGACCGCGGCCATCACCGCGGACGCCTCGGACGGCGGCAAGATGGACGCGGCCGACTACGGGGGCGCGTCCCAGTACGTCGACTGGTACAACGCGATGACCTATGACTACTTCGGTGGTTGGGACGCCAAGGGGCCGACCGCCCCGCACTCCCCGCTGACGTCGTACCAGGGCATCCCGAAGGCCGGGTTCAACACCACCGACACCATCGCCAAGCTCAAGAAGCTGGGCGTGCCGGCGGACAAACTACTGCTGGGCATCGGCTTCTACGGCCGCGGCTGGCAGGGCGTCACCCAGGACGCGCCGGGCGGCACCGCGAGCGCCGCGGCGCCGGGCAAGTACGAGGCGGGCATCGACGACTACAAGGTGATCAAGGACCGCTGCCCGGCCACCGGCACGGTGGGCGGCACCGCCTACGCCAAGTGCGGTGACCAGTGGTGGAGTTACGACACCCCGGAGACCATCGGCACCAAGATGGCCTACAAGGACGCCCAGGGGCTGGGCGGGACCTTCTTCTGGGAGCTGAGCGGGGACACCCCGGACGGGGAGCTGATCAAGGCCATCAAGTAG
- a CDS encoding TetR/AcrR family transcriptional regulator, translated as MNKSQQHGRTASRAARATERYQARRAELISIGRKLFADTSYDALSMDDIARQAGVAKGLIYYYFTNKRGYYLAIIEDAVAELVKRAGSARGLPPVERVRRTIDGYLRYAQHHQAAYRAIVTGGVGFDAEVLALRSEVRAKLLTTIARGAWGRPDLPPFARTTLAGWLSSVEGVTLDWIETQELPRETVVLLLVRGLGDALRLIEEYEPGCPAPPRPPL; from the coding sequence TTGAATAAGAGTCAACAGCACGGACGGACAGCCTCGCGGGCCGCTCGCGCAACCGAGCGGTACCAGGCACGTCGCGCCGAACTGATATCCATCGGCCGGAAGTTGTTCGCCGACACCTCCTACGACGCGCTGTCCATGGACGACATCGCACGCCAGGCCGGGGTCGCCAAGGGCCTGATCTACTACTACTTCACCAACAAGCGCGGCTACTACCTGGCGATCATCGAGGACGCGGTGGCCGAGCTGGTCAAGCGGGCCGGCAGCGCCCGCGGCCTGCCGCCGGTCGAACGCGTCCGGCGCACCATAGACGGCTATCTGCGCTACGCCCAGCACCACCAGGCCGCCTACCGCGCGATCGTGACCGGCGGGGTCGGCTTCGACGCCGAGGTGCTGGCGCTGCGCTCCGAGGTCCGGGCCAAGCTGCTGACCACCATCGCCCGCGGCGCCTGGGGCCGCCCGGACCTTCCCCCGTTCGCCCGGACGACGCTGGCGGGTTGGCTCTCCAGCGTGGAGGGCGTCACCCTCGACTGGATCGAGACGCAGGAACTCCCGCGCGAGACCGTGGTGTTGCTGCTGGTGCGCGGGCTGGGCGACGCCCTCCGGCTGATCGAGGAGTACGAGCCCGGCTGCCCGGCGCCGCCCCGCCCGCCGCTCTGA
- a CDS encoding DUF6230 family protein, whose protein sequence is MSRSNGTAPQGRTSWKKAAAVAAPAVLAVGALATVMAQGALAASFAVSGTNFQVASGKLTSNGLASYVHTDHDTDDHGHPVALLGIGQAHLTDICQAARVQTPLGAVVFKLTAGGDAGAVRADNLVIDGEDLVGDARFGTAQIGRDAGTLDAVPGVKGPRGKFGLQASNIEVAGVKSHAWSATGGNFRLKGLRVSVSLDGRACF, encoded by the coding sequence GTGAGCAGATCGAACGGCACGGCGCCCCAAGGACGGACCTCGTGGAAGAAGGCCGCGGCAGTGGCGGCACCCGCCGTACTCGCCGTGGGCGCGCTGGCCACCGTGATGGCGCAGGGCGCACTGGCCGCGTCCTTCGCGGTGTCCGGCACCAACTTCCAGGTCGCCTCCGGCAAGTTGACCAGCAACGGACTCGCCTCGTACGTGCACACCGACCACGACACCGACGACCACGGCCACCCGGTCGCCCTGCTGGGCATCGGCCAGGCGCACCTCACCGACATCTGCCAGGCGGCCCGGGTGCAGACCCCGTTGGGAGCGGTGGTGTTCAAGCTGACCGCCGGGGGCGACGCCGGGGCGGTGCGCGCCGACAACCTCGTCATCGACGGGGAGGACCTGGTCGGCGACGCCCGGTTCGGCACCGCGCAGATCGGGCGGGACGCCGGCACCCTGGACGCGGTGCCGGGGGTCAAGGGCCCACGCGGGAAGTTCGGGCTACAGGCCAGCAACATCGAGGTGGCCGGCGTCAAATCGCATGCCTGGTCCGCCACCGGCGGCAACTTCCGGCTCAAGGGCCTGCGGGTGAGCGTCAGCCTGGACGGCCGGGCGTGTTTCTGA